From a single Fusobacterium ulcerans ATCC 49185 genomic region:
- the pepD gene encoding beta-Ala-His dipeptidase, which produces MNYVLNEYLPHQKYFEDISRIPHGSHNEKELSDYLVKFAEDLGLKVKQDKLYNVIIYKPASEGYENHPAIILQSHIDMVCEKNGDCDFDFEKDSLKLYIEDGFVRAKGTTLGADDGVGAALTMAVLADKTLKHPALECVFTVCEEVGLIGAQALDKNDFTSKRLINLDNSSSLSTYVSCSGGLRFRLKKKLEMVKCSSSAYRLEVRGLYGGHSGGNIHLERGNSNKICSRVLYHLNKEAGINLVNIDGGSKENAIPREATAIFASAADFEKIKNIVTEQRKKIKKELMYSDAGLTIEVYEDKTEKMCSKDISDSIITMFYMLPNGFKHRSMVIDGLTVASQNMGVIKTIDNEVICTYSLRGAIESYNDEGMEILVNFCNIFGFEWESGSRYPAWEYSEDSVMREILKTVYKDFYDKDIQIKATHGGLECGVFKKIIPDIDIVTLGAESYDVHTPNERLNLESFDNTYKLLVQYLENL; this is translated from the coding sequence ATGAATTATGTTTTAAATGAATATCTGCCACACCAAAAATATTTTGAGGATATTTCTAGAATTCCTCATGGCTCACACAATGAAAAAGAATTAAGTGACTATCTTGTAAAATTTGCTGAGGACTTAGGACTAAAAGTAAAACAAGACAAATTATACAATGTCATAATTTACAAACCTGCAAGTGAAGGTTATGAGAATCATCCTGCAATTATTCTTCAATCTCATATAGACATGGTTTGTGAAAAAAATGGAGACTGTGATTTTGATTTTGAAAAAGATTCTTTAAAATTATACATAGAAGATGGCTTTGTAAGAGCAAAAGGAACTACTCTAGGAGCTGATGATGGGGTCGGAGCTGCTTTGACAATGGCTGTTCTTGCTGATAAAACTTTAAAACATCCTGCTCTTGAATGTGTTTTTACAGTGTGTGAAGAAGTTGGTCTTATAGGTGCTCAAGCTCTTGATAAAAATGATTTTACTTCAAAAAGACTTATTAACTTAGATAACAGCAGTTCATTAAGTACTTATGTTTCTTGCTCTGGAGGTCTGAGATTTAGACTGAAAAAGAAATTAGAAATGGTTAAATGCAGCTCTTCTGCTTACAGATTGGAAGTAAGAGGACTCTATGGAGGACATTCAGGAGGAAACATTCATCTTGAAAGAGGAAACTCAAATAAAATATGCAGCAGAGTTCTTTATCATTTAAACAAAGAAGCTGGAATCAACCTTGTAAATATAGATGGAGGTTCTAAGGAAAATGCTATTCCTAGAGAAGCTACTGCTATTTTTGCCAGTGCAGCTGATTTTGAAAAAATCAAAAATATTGTTACCGAACAAAGAAAAAAAATTAAAAAAGAACTTATGTACAGTGACGCTGGCCTTACTATAGAAGTTTATGAAGATAAAACAGAAAAAATGTGCTCAAAAGATATAAGTGATTCTATAATTACTATGTTCTATATGCTTCCTAATGGATTTAAACATAGAAGTATGGTAATTGATGGACTTACAGTCGCTTCTCAAAATATGGGTGTAATTAAAACTATAGATAATGAAGTTATCTGTACATACTCTCTTCGTGGAGCAATAGAATCATATAATGATGAAGGTATGGAAATATTAGTTAATTTCTGTAATATATTTGGTTTTGAATGGGAAAGTGGTTCACGTTATCCAGCATGGGAATATAGTGAAGATTCTGTTATGAGAGAAATCTTAAAAACTGTATATAAAGATTTTTATGATAAAGATATTCAGATAAAAGCTACTCATGGTGGTCTTGAATGTGGAGTATTCAAAAAAATTATTCCTGATATTGATATAGTTACATTGGGAGCTGAATCTTATGATGTTCACACTCCTAATGAGCGTTTAAACTTGGAATCATTTGACAATACATATAAGCTTCTTGTACAATATTTAGAAAATCTTTAG
- a CDS encoding DNA alkylation repair protein codes for MDYTLIKWNKENYKEFISELKGMQDKQYREFHNKIIGAEVEVIGLRSPVVKDIAKKIAKGDWKGFLAQKKGKYYEETTLRGQVIGFAKADKEIIKEYIEKYTDEIDNWGVCDSFIGNLKIIKKEKEYFYPMVKKMAESKDQWKIRFGLITLMSYYIEKEYIDEIFEICSRVENKEYYVQMGQAWLISTLFIKFRDETLEYLKDNSLDKWTQNKAIQKIRESFRVSEEDKELVKGLKK; via the coding sequence ATGGATTATACATTAATAAAGTGGAATAAAGAAAATTATAAAGAGTTTATTAGCGAATTAAAGGGAATGCAGGACAAACAATACAGAGAATTTCATAATAAAATAATTGGAGCAGAGGTTGAAGTTATTGGTTTAAGAAGTCCAGTGGTGAAAGATATAGCTAAGAAAATAGCCAAAGGAGATTGGAAAGGGTTCCTTGCTCAAAAGAAAGGAAAATATTATGAAGAAACTACTTTAAGAGGACAAGTCATAGGTTTTGCTAAAGCAGATAAAGAGATAATAAAAGAGTATATAGAAAAATATACTGATGAAATAGATAATTGGGGAGTATGTGACAGTTTTATTGGTAATCTGAAAATAATAAAAAAAGAGAAAGAATATTTTTATCCAATGGTTAAAAAAATGGCAGAATCTAAAGATCAATGGAAGATAAGATTTGGGCTTATAACCCTTATGTCTTATTATATAGAAAAAGAGTATATAGATGAAATATTTGAAATATGTTCAAGAGTAGAAAATAAAGAATATTATGTACAAATGGGGCAGGCATGGCTTATTTCAACATTGTTTATAAAATTCAGAGATGAAACTTTAGAATACTTGAAAGATAATTCTTTGGATAAATGGACGCAGAATAAAGCTATCCAAAAAATAAGAGAATCATTCAGAGTAAGTGAAGAAGATAAAGAATTGGTAAAGGGTCTAAAGAAGTAG
- a CDS encoding SpoIID/LytB domain-containing protein translates to MKKNLSKIFLVVLMAVYIAGCSSTPTKKPSSRGGFGGIFTSSKPQKAQHTDADYELDYSFFKEKGLPIPDNFKGKSVEYLVPGNDVLKEHGYSFFKKYNEKEMLKFFKDTTITGYGSNSNYWRWKITFTEKELMNSAARNLPMVYKVRPRDVMTLSNGEWKSLPITAATVGEVKNVEVAARGRSGVITYLLVTTNKNKFLVSKELNVRKLLTADKNSTKTNRTIPLYGTKGGTESYNLKALRNNITLLPSAYFAIEKSSGNITLYGGGNGHGVGMPQWTAYDLTKNYNYSYKDVLKRYYPNTDIKNMYSMKGVDKNIRVGISNSNGGLDHTRVALHSGGKLKIIGSGFKIDVPVRQKIEVINEGKKLSIKVNGKQRVKTVNPVVVEGTGYYITLEGIKKVHTTNPNYRGTIELKPSRTASRGIRIINEIYMEDYLKQVVPSEMPQSFGVEALKAQAVAARTYALSDYLKFRYKNEGFHVKDTTESQVYNNQVENDDAKEAIESTKGKVLMHGDNPVDAKYFSTSGGFTEAANYVW, encoded by the coding sequence ATGAAAAAAAATTTAAGTAAAATATTTCTTGTAGTACTAATGGCTGTCTATATAGCTGGGTGTAGTTCTACACCTACTAAGAAACCTTCTTCTAGAGGAGGTTTTGGTGGTATATTTACAAGCTCAAAACCGCAAAAGGCACAGCATACAGATGCTGACTATGAGTTAGACTATAGTTTCTTTAAAGAAAAAGGACTTCCAATTCCTGATAATTTTAAAGGAAAATCTGTTGAATATCTAGTACCAGGAAATGATGTATTAAAAGAACATGGATACAGTTTCTTTAAAAAATATAATGAAAAAGAGATGCTTAAGTTTTTTAAAGATACAACTATAACAGGATATGGTTCAAATTCTAATTATTGGAGATGGAAGATAACATTTACTGAAAAGGAGTTAATGAATTCAGCAGCTCGTAATTTACCTATGGTATATAAAGTAAGACCAAGGGATGTGATGACATTAAGCAATGGAGAATGGAAATCCCTCCCTATAACTGCAGCAACAGTTGGAGAAGTAAAAAATGTAGAAGTAGCTGCAAGAGGAAGATCAGGAGTAATAACTTATCTGTTGGTAACTACTAATAAAAATAAATTTCTAGTATCTAAAGAATTAAATGTAAGAAAGCTTCTTACTGCAGATAAAAATAGTACCAAAACTAATAGAACTATTCCTCTTTATGGAACAAAAGGTGGAACTGAAAGTTATAACTTAAAAGCTTTAAGAAATAATATAACTCTTTTACCATCAGCTTATTTTGCTATAGAAAAAAGTTCTGGAAATATAACTTTATATGGTGGAGGAAATGGTCATGGAGTAGGTATGCCCCAATGGACAGCATATGATTTAACTAAAAATTATAATTATTCATATAAAGATGTATTAAAAAGATATTATCCTAATACTGATATAAAAAATATGTATAGCATGAAGGGTGTGGATAAAAATATCAGAGTTGGAATAAGCAACAGTAATGGTGGATTAGATCATACAAGAGTTGCTCTTCATAGTGGAGGAAAATTAAAAATAATAGGGTCAGGATTTAAAATAGATGTACCTGTAAGACAAAAAATAGAGGTTATAAATGAAGGGAAAAAACTTTCTATAAAAGTAAATGGAAAACAAAGAGTAAAAACTGTTAATCCAGTAGTAGTTGAAGGGACTGGATATTATATCACTCTAGAAGGAATAAAAAAGGTACATACAACAAATCCTAACTATCGTGGAACTATAGAATTAAAACCTTCAAGAACTGCCAGCAGAGGTATCAGAATAATAAATGAAATCTATATGGAAGATTATCTAAAACAGGTAGTTCCTAGTGAAATGCCACAAAGTTTTGGAGTAGAAGCTCTTAAAGCTCAAGCAGTTGCAGCTAGAACTTATGCATTAAGTGATTATTTGAAATTTAGATATAAAAATGAAGGATTTCATGTAAAAGATACTACTGAAAGTCAGGTGTATAATAATCAGGTTGAAAACGATGATGCAAAAGAAGCTATTGAGAGTACAAAAGGAAAAGTTTTAATGCATGGAGATAATCCAGTAGATGCAAAGTATTTTTCTACATCAGGAGGATTTACTGAAGCAGCAAATTATGTATGGTAA
- a CDS encoding GNAT family N-acetyltransferase produces the protein MIEGKKIILRAYKESDIEISFKLINTLNIRTMLGRVDVFPFSMAAQREFVEKAMSNSGPAFNFAIEEKESGKYIGGCGINSYDSKNRKVVIGLWLGEEYQGKGYGSDTLRTLCSFIFDEMNIHKIDLDYFSFNEKGKKCYEKVGFKQEGVRRKELFRFGKYHDIIEMGLFKEELILKED, from the coding sequence ATGATAGAAGGAAAGAAAATAATTCTGCGTGCTTATAAAGAAAGTGATATTGAAATTTCTTTTAAGCTTATAAATACTCTAAATATAAGAACAATGCTTGGAAGAGTTGATGTCTTTCCTTTCTCTATGGCTGCTCAAAGAGAATTTGTAGAAAAAGCTATGAGTAACAGTGGTCCTGCTTTTAATTTTGCTATTGAAGAAAAAGAAAGTGGCAAATATATTGGTGGATGTGGAATAAATTCCTATGATTCTAAAAATAGGAAAGTGGTTATTGGACTATGGCTTGGAGAAGAATATCAAGGAAAAGGTTATGGAAGTGATACTCTTCGGACTCTTTGCAGCTTTATTTTTGATGAAATGAATATTCATAAAATTGACCTTGATTATTTCAGCTTCAATGAAAAAGGAAAAAAATGTTATGAGAAAGTTGGTTTCAAACAAGAAGGAGTAAGAAGAAAAGAACTTTTCAGATTTGGAAAATATCATGACATAATTGAAATGGGACTTTTTAAGGAAGAACTTATTTTAAAAGAAGATTAA
- the kdsB gene encoding 3-deoxy-manno-octulosonate cytidylyltransferase — MKFLGVIPSRYASTRLEGKPLKDICGHTMVEWVYRRALLSKLDNVVIATDDEKIIKEVKSFGGNVIMTRKDHINGTSRIAEVCKTYSDYDVIVNIQGDEPLIEPEMINSIIDSFLKDKSIVMSTLKHKLNTMEEIENPNFVKVVTDKNDFAIYFSRSVVPYPRNLDLKNYYKHIGIYGYKRDFVMEYSKMESTPLELSESLEQLRVLENGYKIKVIETPYKIIGVDTQEELDKVRKYITEHNIKIK; from the coding sequence TTGAAATTTTTAGGAGTTATACCATCGAGATATGCCTCAACAAGATTAGAGGGAAAACCATTGAAGGATATATGTGGACATACAATGGTAGAATGGGTATATAGAAGAGCTCTTTTATCAAAACTAGATAATGTGGTAATTGCAACAGATGATGAAAAAATAATAAAAGAAGTAAAATCTTTTGGTGGAAATGTTATTATGACAAGAAAAGATCATATCAATGGAACAAGCAGAATAGCAGAAGTTTGTAAAACATATTCTGACTATGATGTTATTGTAAATATTCAAGGTGATGAGCCTTTAATAGAACCTGAGATGATAAATTCCATAATTGATTCATTTTTAAAAGATAAATCTATTGTTATGAGTACACTAAAACATAAATTAAATACTATGGAAGAAATAGAAAATCCAAATTTTGTAAAAGTAGTTACTGATAAAAATGATTTTGCAATATATTTTTCGAGAAGTGTGGTTCCTTATCCAAGAAATCTGGATTTAAAAAATTATTATAAGCATATAGGAATATATGGATATAAAAGAGATTTTGTAATGGAATATTCGAAAATGGAATCTACTCCTTTAGAACTTTCAGAATCTTTGGAACAGCTTAGAGTATTAGAAAATGGATATAAAATAAAAGTTATAGAAACTCCATATAAAATAATAGGTGTAGATACTCAAGAAGAACTGGATAAAGTTAGAAAGTACATCACAGAACATAATATAAAAATAAAATAA
- a CDS encoding chloramphenicol acetyltransferase — protein sequence MFHKIDMETWERKEYYHYYINFIKSKYNLNVDIDITKLLKLVKEKKLKFYPTIIYAVMRGINKNREFRMSYDKEGNLGYWDYCNPSYTIFHEDDKTFSDIWSEYSEDFSVFYSNVVNDMEKYKDVKGIKSKPGRGDNFSPVSSIPWLSFTGYSNDTYSESNMLFPVTVFGKYYEKEGKILLPFSVFAVHAVADGYHTCKLINDIQEIILDVEIWMNI from the coding sequence ATGTTTCACAAGATAGATATGGAAACTTGGGAAAGAAAAGAATATTACCATTATTACATAAATTTTATAAAGTCTAAATATAATCTTAATGTTGATATAGATATAACAAAACTTTTAAAATTAGTGAAAGAAAAGAAATTAAAATTTTATCCTACAATTATTTATGCAGTTATGAGAGGAATAAATAAAAACAGAGAATTTAGAATGAGCTATGATAAAGAGGGCAATTTAGGTTATTGGGATTATTGTAATCCCTCTTATACCATTTTTCATGAAGACGACAAGACTTTTTCAGATATATGGAGTGAATATTCAGAAGATTTTTCGGTTTTTTATTCCAATGTAGTAAATGATATGGAGAAATATAAAGATGTAAAGGGAATAAAAAGCAAGCCTGGACGAGGGGACAATTTTTCTCCAGTATCTTCTATCCCATGGCTGAGCTTTACAGGTTATAGCAATGATACTTACAGTGAGTCAAATATGCTTTTTCCTGTAACAGTATTTGGAAAATATTATGAAAAAGAAGGGAAAATATTGCTTCCATTTTCTGTTTTTGCTGTTCATGCAGTAGCTGATGGATATCATACCTGCAAACTAATAAATGATATTCAAGAAATAATTTTAGATGTAGAAATATGGATGAATATATAA
- a CDS encoding MarR family transcriptional regulator has translation MNLKKKKEPSAELFHMMKERINHIYNFVKLYNDYTNTPHTYGTEDKINMLGIHILTDIEENPKITVTELASKWYRTKGGISQIIKMLEENGYIFKEKGETNKKIFHLYPTPKGAELSLAHKMYDLKNLNHTIEYLLEHCTEEEIYAFHKVIDCYIKILSNNQTQGK, from the coding sequence ATGAACTTGAAGAAGAAAAAAGAACCAAGTGCTGAACTTTTTCATATGATGAAAGAAAGAATTAATCATATTTATAACTTTGTAAAATTATACAATGATTATACCAATACTCCTCATACTTATGGAACTGAGGATAAGATAAATATGTTGGGAATACATATTTTAACTGATATTGAAGAAAATCCTAAAATTACTGTTACAGAATTAGCTTCTAAATGGTACAGGACTAAAGGAGGAATTTCTCAAATTATTAAAATGCTTGAGGAAAATGGATATATTTTTAAAGAGAAAGGTGAAACTAATAAAAAAATCTTTCATTTATATCCAACTCCAAAAGGTGCAGAATTAAGTCTTGCTCACAAAATGTATGATTTAAAAAATTTAAATCATACTATTGAATATCTTCTTGAACATTGTACTGAAGAAGAAATATATGCTTTTCATAAAGTTATTGATTGCTATATTAAAATATTGAGCAATAATCAAACTCAAGGTAAATAA